DNA sequence from the Brachionichthys hirsutus isolate HB-005 unplaced genomic scaffold, CSIRO-AGI_Bhir_v1 contig_696, whole genome shotgun sequence genome:
CTCACTACTGTATCCTTGAATGTGCTCAGCCTTGATTCTCCTTTCATCCATGTAGACGGAGTCATTCTGAAGTCTTTATTGCCCTCCAGTGCTTGCTAGAGTACATCACATCTTATACTAAAATGGTATCTGTTCCCTTTTTCTGTATCTGTAAAAGCTTTCATCTGCTGAAAAATCCCTCCTTCAACAgattaaagatggaaaaaataataatttagacaAATTTGGAAGGGTTATTGTCAAAGCTTTAAAAGTCATGCAACGTTAAAGATGTAAGACTACATTGTAGAACATTTGTGATTGAGATTTTAATTTTAACGTTTTCTTTATAGGGCTCTGTGAATGTACCAAAGATGGGATACGCAGTTCTTTCTGGTTTTTGGAAGAGTCTCAGCTTTGAGGCCGACCCAGAAGAGAAGCACTGCATGTGCTCAGTGGTTTGGAATGAAGTACACAAATGCTCTGATGCAAGAAAGaagtagatttatttttatttttttacagtataCATTAAAAGAAACACTGCTTATTGTGTGATGTATGTGCTTAATGATAAATAGTCAGGAGAAGCACACATGGAGGTTCTCACTTCAACAGGAATCTTTGCTTTTGGTTTCGCAATGATCCTTCAGATGTTTTTTGGCAGAGTCCTCCCTGtcttgcacaaacacacacacgcgcgcacacacacacacacaaattcccTGGAATTTCAGGAGAAGTGTTTTGCTCTTATGAGAGCAGACCGTGGTAAAATCTGAGTAAGCAGCGTCAGAGCTTGTTGAGGCCTCTTTGCTGCTCTTCAGTCACCATGAAGGCAAGTAGATTTTAATTATATGATATAGTCTGAGCTCTAATGATTAATATAGTATTTAATGTGTGCCATgatctttctgtctttcccatGTTCTCtctttacctccaccaaggaggttatctTTTCCATgtcgttggtctgtctgtctgtctgtctgttagcaagataactcaaaaccttCTGGATGGATCCTGTTGAAATGTTGAGAAAATGTttggaatcttaccaggaacaaattTTAGTTAACATtggagtcaatggagcttcaaaatttattcctcaatatcctggttgattattgaccgatgtttatggaatttgagacagtcatgtagggtggggacctctatcttaatccggattgtggatactgtcacaatctggatttttccattcatttataagggaggtttaaaaaaaaaccccaaaaacatATATtggaaaatatgcattcaattcacacaccaaaaatcacagtcataaaggggtctgatgtGAACtgacatgcaaaatgtcttctggctctgatccagaatgaggtcaggaaaaaatatgaaatcttaacattaaaactccatttatgagggttgctatggtgacttttgttgcaggttgatttctgccctgcacagctgcagaggcatgttgaactgaacgagacgcacctgttacacatctcacccaatcagctcctgcctctttgggcctgtctctctggacagttctctgccagaatggCCTCTGTTTCAtgagtattttcaggctctcccgttccaTGTGTCGTCCCATATTCCcatgttctatctttaatacctgagtaAATAGACCCAGTTGAAATCAGGTTAAATTTTCTTTCAATAATATTAATCGCATCCAAAAagaaggttctgtttttgctggcctttatcaagacactgtggaattagtagtgggcaaacagatttgttgtatcttcaaaagctacagatctagatccagaagaagccgccattactgaaagtgtgaataacttctaaacttgTAATACCAATGTGAATCCAtttgctaaatgtttgtttcatggttaaggaatctaaaaatatatataaaataaatgtaagatcattatttttggtgtaaatcacaattaaAGGGAGACTggggtgctcggcggaggtctgcgctctccaagtgcttttcaagttttaatttttaattttatctTTTTTCAGAACATCGTTCAACTCCTTATATCCATTTTACCTTGGTTGCAGTTACTGTTCATGGGGAAAGGGTAAATATAGATCTAGTTTTAATAAACTGTTGCATCATTTTCTATATATATGACTCAATTAAGCAGTGACCTCTTGGCTTCACTTTTATATTAAATTTATATTGCTCTGATATCAACTTAACTTCCAAGGTTTTGCCAGCAGAGAGTCGACTGCCAGTGGGGGTCATATGGGGCGTGGTCAGAGTGCGATGGCTGCACAAAATTACAGGTTAgatgaaaatatgcaaatttTCCAGCAAAATTGCTTCAGATATGATCTATTTTAAATTGAACAGTTTCTTCTGTCATTGCGGTATGGCACAGACAAGGAGCAGAGTCATGGCTGTTCATCCTCACTTTGGAGGGAACGCCTGCGATGGAGAGCGAACTGAGACCAGGCCATGCGAAACATCAAAAGGCTGCCCTTTAGAGGATGGATGTGGAGACCGGTTTCGCTGTCGGTCAGGTTAGAAGTAAAACTTAAGTTTGACATACACATtgtcatgaataataataatattaaaaaaatctcTAACGCAACTGTCTTTTTGGCCTTCAGGGAAATGTGTTAGCCGATCTTTGTTGTGTAACGGAGACCTTGACTGTGAAGAGGATGGTCTGGATGAAAAATGTGGCATTCAAAAATATATTGTCTGCACAGCTTCAGCTCTGCCACCAAACATTGAACTGCTAGGATTTGGGCAAGCAACAAAACTTGACATACACAACAACAATACCAACAATGGTTCCTGACATATAAGCTAACTATTGGCCTTCACtgagaaaacacatttcccctgttctagCATCTCTGCTTTGGCTTCCTATTAGACCAcagattgaatataaaataatttatataaattaaaagacctttctctctctctctctccctccctcccccaaaccggtcaagacagatggccgcccactatgagtcttaggttctattcaaggtttctgcctgttaaagggaagattTTCCTTGCCTcggtcgccaaagtgcttgctcttgtgggacaagtggggttctgtctttccctgcaggtctttccctcctacacctgtaaagtaccttgcgataactttctgttatgatctggccgtatagaaataaaaatgaattgaatacaCCTACTGATGTTTGTGAACTTATACAAGCAGGTATTATGTGACTAAAAGTTTGATACTTCTGCCCTTTAATAGGTTTGATGTGGTGTCAGGGAAACTGAGGGCCAGTGTCATCAACACAAAGAGTTTTGGGGGCCAGTGTCGAACCATACTTAGCGGTGTTAACTTTAAACCCTACAGACTCCCGCTCAGTACTATCCAGTACAGCTTCATGGTTGGTCAATCCTTCAAAGACTCAGCATCTCAGCTGGACTCATTTTTGTCCAATGTGTGGATATGAAACAACATTAAACCTTCAAACTGTCACAACCATGCTATATTTAGGTGAAGGCTCAGAACGACTTCAGTGATGAGATCTTCACCAGTAAGTGGCACTATGCAAAGGACATTGTCACGCGAGAGAGAGTGTTTGGAACCACAACAGGATATCGAAACTATGACTATCATGATTCATATGACACAAGTCAGGTGAGCTGGATGACACACTTTTATCACTGTAACGCATATCTTATTTGGAAACAATAATCATAAAAGTAATTTTTCTTAAATGTAATTTAGGGAAAATAATTCTTTTTTCCTCCCATTTCTTCCAGATTCAGAAAGTTGTGATTTTAAAGAGTGAAATAGAGGTAGCTCAATTCCAGAGCAACTCTCCTCAGTACATCCCAATATCGGAAGAATTTTGGAAAGCACTGGTCAAACTCCCATCAGTCTATGACTTTGCTGCCTACAGGAAGGTTTTGGAAAGGTTTGGGACACACTACCTGGCTGAAGGAAGCCTCGGAGGCTCCCTCAAGATCGTCGTCAAGATCGATGCAGAGACTGAAAAGCAACTCTGTGAGCATTCATTTGCCAGCAGCCACTGAGCGGCAGAAACACATATGCatacttttgttttcttttatgcaATGAATAGGAAATAAAACGGTAATTTAGTTTCTGATGTATTTCGAAAAAGCACATTACACGGTAATTAATGCAGCTATAGTTATTTTCATAAACCTACGAGGAACATCAGTGTGATAAATTTGCcattgcatttttaaaatattcccTCAATCCTGCTGTTAACTTACACGgacctttgtttgtttttcttttttcttccgaTGGTTTTCTAAGTCAGTGAACGCTCTCATGCTCATGAATGTGAAAGGGTTCAACGctggattctttttttccccattacccATGAGGTTTGCAGCAGTAGTCACGGACAAAGTTCATCATCTCGGGGTACAGTTTGTCCTAACATGTCAGCAGCACTCACTCGCTGTTAAAACAATCTGAATTGTCTTAAATCTATCTTGTGATCCATCAtctcatctttaaaaaaaaaaaaagtcagttcTACAGGTACCACTTTGACAAGAGTGGATGTGAAGGGAGGAGCCATTTCAAACATGGCAAATCTGAAGGCCATGGCGCCAGGTGATGCGGGAAAGAACTGGGAATCCTACTCAAACTGGGCTGACTCTATTCGGTTGTTTCCACAGGTCACAAAGCAAAAGGTTAAGGAATGCATGATAAACACTTTTAACTTTAAATATTGGATTCACTCTTTAtaaattttagtttattttatgttttattgtatCAATGCTTCTTTTGGCAGCTGCGACCGCTGTCTGAGCTGGTGAAGGAGGTTCAGTGTGCCGGGGTGAAGAAGCTCTACCTTCGCAGGGCCATAGAGCAGTACCTCTCTGAGGCTGACTCCTGCCACTGCCGGCCTTGCACCAACAACGGCATGTCTTTCATGGATGGAGACGAATGTAAATGTATCTGTAAACCTGGCACGTTTGGGCTGGCTTGTGAGCACGGAGCTGATCTGGAGGATCAGCAAGGTGGGTGTCACATGTTATTTGGTCTTGGTGAAGATGGGTCGATCTTAAGAAGAATAACTTGAGATGAGAAGGTCTTTACCACCTTCCTGTCTGTAGCCCACAAAGCTATCAGTGGCAGACATTTAACCTGGCTTAGCATTTAGATTGGAAATGGATAGATTGTTTAGGCTTTGCAAATGTTAAGTGTGAAAATCATTTGAGACCCTGGAAAGTTATTCCAATTCAGTAAACCAGAAAACCACTGTTAATTAAGACTAGATTTTTTGGACATTTATTCTTATCTTAACATAAATATGGGGAAACAGTAAAGTAAAATCTTATATAAAATCTACATTCGAGCATCTCTAAAGCTGTTCTTACGTTACATATCTTACATATTTCAATATGGCTAATAGGATATTATAACCCTTTAATGGCTACACATAGACGTTCCTccctttctccatctttctcccttttttgctgctgctgatcaagGAGGGATCCATGGTAGCTGGTCCTGCTGGTCTGCCTGGTCACAGTGCTCTGGGGTTCGAAGGTCCAGAAGTCGTACCTGCTCTAATCCCACTCCTCAGAATCGGGGTAAAGACTGCATCGGGGAATCTACTGAGACATCTGACTGTGAAGACCAAAATCTGGAGTACTTAAAGTCAGTATGGACTTTGTAACCATTTTCTGACTGTTGATTGTTTTAGATTCTCAATACGGGCAAAGCTTTGCGGTGCTGACAATGTGCATCATCCCATTTTTGACTATGTTGATACAGAACCATGGAACCTCAGTGTTTCAATGAAATGGTCCAAGCAAGTTCGAGATGTGGAACCCCACCGGCTCTAATCAATGGTTACATCCTGGTAAAGATGAAGTCAAACTTCAATTTAAAGTGCAATATTTggagggggcggcggggggacattggagtaatttaatatctATAGAATTACACTGACAAGTTTTCTGGTTATTTTGTTAATGCTCTGAAAACTAGTTTCATTTACTTGAGTCAGCCCGACACACCTAGATCTAATATGGAGCAATCTTGTGATGTGGTTAATCTAATAAGGTGATATttctgtaaatataaatatgttccACTCatgatttatatttacattcagaccTATCTACGAAGCTGCCTTGCACACTATCTTTCTATAAAAAGGTCAAAACTAAAGGAAGGAACTTATtcatcctttttgtttttgctcctgtGTGCTCCACAGGATCCGGAGGACACTTACCTGGTCGGGAGCAGAGTCCAGTACAGCTGCACTGGCGGTTTCCATCTTATTGGGCTGAACAACCTAGAATGCACTGCCGATCAGACTTGGTCTGGCAGGCCTGGGTTGTGTACGGGTCAGAATCACTATCCCTTGTCTAACATTTACAGGCACATGACAGTGAAATGCAGTGTTCCCTTGTTTAACACTGACTTTTTCTCCAGTCTTAAGCTGCAAACTTGAGTCCCTTGCTGAAGATGTCATAGCATCTCCTTTACATCAGGCCTATGGCGTAGGGGAGGCAGTCGAATTGTCCTGTCCAGCGGGGAGACAGCTCCTTGGTGAAGCAACAATTATATGTGATCCCAGTCTTCATTTTTCACCAGACCCAGCAGACATCAAATGCAGCCCAGGTGAATTGCACTTAAAGATTTACATAAATATGGGCGGGTGGGTTGCACTGTCACcacgcagcaagaaggtactgggtttgaatcccatctgtgctgagtttgtatgttctccccgtgtccacgtggGTTTGCCAGGCTGGTTTCGCTTCATATATTCTAATTCCTCACTGTTCACTGTATGCTATTTTTTGTTTGAAGGTACTGCATTAGAAATATGTAATAATcaattgtatatatatatatcctacAGTCCAAATGCCCCAACAACACGCCGATCACTCGGTGCAATGTGAACCATGGGAGAAGCCTTCCAGAGGACAATGTGTTTGCAAAATGCCTTTTGAGTGCGGGTACGTTTATACTGGGAACCATCTTACTGGTCCAGTGACGGTATACATGTTGGCCCGAGTGTCTCGTTCATGCGGCGGCAGTGTTTGgtgatgatttttcttttcttttttcttgtcacCAGTTCATCTTTAGATGTATGCGCCACTTTTGCTGGGAGAAGAACATCAATTCTTGTGAATGTGTGCAAAATGCATGCCCTTAAGTGCATGGGGAGGATTCACACGATAGCTGAGGACAGCTCCTGCACATGGCCAGGGCGCAACACAACAGAATGCACTAAATGTCACATGTGGGAGACCTGCAATGGTTAGAACAACCAAAGTTACACAGTATCAATTATGACAGATGGTACTTTCAATTTGTAGTGTTTTCATTTGCTTCAACATCATTTCCTCAGATCAAACCAATGAATGTCGCTGTAAAGATTCTGCGGATTGTTCAAACCCaggaatcagtgtgtgtgttcgtgtcgGGGACGACGCAACCACGGCAGTCCGGACCATGAGCGAATGCGAAGCGGGACTACGGAGATGTAAAGGGGAAACGGTGTCCGTTGTTAGCATCCTTCCTTGCACTTCCTGAGAATTCTGGAGGAGGACTTCACCATTATAACCCTTTCTTGTCATTTCTTGACCCATTCATCTTTTATAACAGTTCTTTTCATTTCCCACTAAATTTGTTTTGTATCAATGGTTTTATGTTATTACTATAATTCACAGTAAGTGAACAGTATCATGCATGTATCATTTCATTATGTAAAACAACATTaagccaataaataaatagcaaatgccccaagcccggataaatgcagagactTGCGTCGGGTATGGTATCCGGCTTAAGATTTtgcgtatttttttttttatggaagcGCAGCCCtttgccaagcagctcattcccctcataccggtaattaaatttacACTGTCCACTAGAACACCAAAatattctaaattgttcttggtatctttatacaccaaccatgtgAATCGGCGTTGCTCTGTATTTgtcactgatttttgaatctgtaaattgagtttacaatgttaaaattacatatatttttttactttaattcaGTGAAGAGATCGAGATCACCACCGTACATGATTgcgtcaaatcccataaacattggccaataatcgactgagatattgaggaacacattttgaagctccattgactgaaatgttacagaaactttcaaactgatccataatccaggatctcttccggaaCATCAcctaaatgtaatcatctgttcctgtacCATTCCCAACAGCTACTGAAAAGTTCAAGATCGGTCCAGAACttcttgagttatcttgctaaataTGTAATGTTTTATTCGTGGCGAAAAGTCACGTCAATGAGACCCgcagctttaaaaataaaaataataataataataatcagataTAGTTTGTCTCCATCTAGTGGACATTTCACATCACatgcaaaaaaattaaagagTTCTTCTGTTTCAATAACAAAAGTTCTTTTATTAACAATGTAAAATGACCTCTTTCAGCTTGCCTAATGTACCTTTTCTGTGCCCTAAACTCTGCGCATTCAGAAGCAAGAGCAGCCGTCTGTCTGCATCCACCATCTGAGACACAGGAAGAGCATCCCTGCTTATTCCAACCAATAGAATCTTTGTTCACCAACTCTGAACATAATCCGGAGATCTTTGCGTAAAGaccatgtgtatatatatacaggaaTAATATCTCAATTTATGGATAGATATTGTGTGCAAAGAAGGTTTtccttttgattatttttcatcGTGAATTCTATTATGaagctggaaaggaaaaaaaaattgggTACAGGTTCTTAGTTTATGGAAGACAAAATAAAGTAAGCtgagaagaaagacaagaaacTGAGACTGTAATACACAACAAACTGCACAAACCTGTCCTCTCAGCTTGGACGAATGTATAACTTTGCTATTATAAGGGCCATCCTCGAATGTGCGGATGATATTCTTAAGTTATCACAttaaatctgaaaaaaacaaatgattaaATTCCCTTTTTAAACACGAATCCTCATTTCATACACTCATTTAAGTAAGCGAACATTAACATTTTTCAAATGACCTCTCATTCGTTTTTACATTGAACAAGCAGATATCTGACTTCATTCAACaaaaaagtagaatttgttgcaaaatattttaaaatatatgttcATGACTATTGTTTTCATTACAATGCAGTTACAATTCTTATTtgtattacaaaataaaattataaaatggAGAGccttaaaaaaagagagaaataaagacaatttATTTGAAAATGGCAGTAATAGATTGGTGGGAGACACAAGTGGTGAAGGACAGTGGGTAATGGTGTCTTTGTTGCTGCCTTCTACCCACCAAGGCAAGGCCCTTAGCTGGTGACCAGGCAACAGAGCCCAAAGAACCGC
Encoded proteins:
- the LOC137914437 gene encoding complement component C7-like: MKNIVQLLISILPWLQLLFMGKGFCQQRVDCQWGSYGAWSECDGCTKLQTRSRVMAVHPHFGGNACDGERTETRPCETSKGCPLEDGCGDRFRCRSGKCVSRSLLCNGDLDCEEDGLDEKCGIQKYIVCTASALPPNIELLGFGFDVVSGKLRASVINTKSFGGQCRTILSGVNFKPYRLPLSTIQYSFMVKAQNDFSDEIFTSKWHYAKDIVTRERVFGTTTGYRNYDYHDSYDTSQIQKVVILKSEIEVAQFQSNSPQYIPISEEFWKALVKLPSVYDFAAYRKVLERFGTHYLAEGSLGGSLKIVVKIDAETEKQLFSERSHAHECERVQRWILFFPITHEVCSSSHGQSSSSRGTTLTRVDVKGGAISNMANLKAMAPGDAGKNWESYSNWADSIRLFPQVTKQKLRPLSELVKEVQCAGVKKLYLRRAIEQYLSEADSCHCRPCTNNGMSFMDGDECKCICKPGTFGLACEHGADLEDQQGGIHGSWSCWSAWSQCSGVRRSRSRTCSNPTPQNRGKDCIGESTETSDCEDQNLEYLKTMEPQCFNEMVQASSRCGTPPALINGYILDPEDTYLVGSRVQYSCTGGFHLIGLNNLECTADQTWSGRPGLCTVLSCKLESLAEDVIASPLHQAYGVGEAVELSCPAGRQLLGEATIICDPSLHFSPDPADIKCSPVQMPQQHADHSVQCEPWEKPSRGQCVCKMPFECGSSLDVCATFAGRRTSILVNVCKMHALKCMGRIHTIAEDSSCTWPGRNTTECTKCHMWETCNDQTNECRCKDSADCSNPGISVCVRVGDDATTAVRTMSECEAGLRRCKGETVSVVSILPCTS